The following proteins are encoded in a genomic region of Periophthalmus magnuspinnatus isolate fPerMag1 chromosome 23, fPerMag1.2.pri, whole genome shotgun sequence:
- the golga2 gene encoding golgin subfamily A member 2 isoform X3: MADQSRQIKLAAAKKKLKEFQQKGSPASPGGEKAVVAGAKKKRKVKGNQLDLSSEERSSPDHVNFDNILKSLSQSNGLVLPPFEHSQEYSDANGNGGLSEELRPLSSTESLRQLSQQLNGLVSESSTAYVNGDVAPSVGERELENRNQELAAALESSNTTNSQLNTKVEQLTQQSQELSDQLQKDRKEFEQKFAKEQSAMREQLQVHIQTIGILVSEKSELQTALQYTQQAARQKSAEAEELNNRLQSTKQRVSELERTLSTVSTQQKVLEKHNKELEKERDNLRLEVLRINNVSEESKQQSSEMSEQIKLITQENARMKLELEDLHKRLELADLMLQQCSSQSDPTSSNQHQIILEEKQQLESQTHQLMESVSQLKAERDRYVEQIQEEGRVWKDKTEQLLTQVALVAEERDLNISRVQELEASVKELKESIATFSQEKETPNEAEPQSTGPSESEVALQQALNNIQQQNEALSAQYQTQLRDNEQLSRLCTEQEARLDELERQLQSQTQEAGDRRRMLEDVQSDKATISRALTQNRSLKDQLAELQNGFVKLTNENMELTTAIQSEQHVKKELARRMGEIQEELHNVKEQLEEKGKEVQGLLEQREQLVVHLQQYSAGYQAMASEREQLHRQYLQQCQIMDRLQHEESQGRVQLELSHNQLKEAQDHLDKLVKDNEQLKTEVTELLNSSALATPPRVQGDGIEHHEPEESEQTSSSIVIPEDFESQKEMEDFIRGTLARVEAERDEARRRLEEEHRLHMAARHQASLAFSVEHHTHTSDSQEEHSHCQHNHDNSEGGVPVEVHQALQAAMDKLQQRFTSLMQEKADLKERVEELEHRCIQLSGETDTIGEYIALYQNQRAIMKQKHQEKEQYISMLAQDKEEMKAKLAELQDLVMRLVSERNEWYSCYNSTVAGKVNPDLLPLGQDYFHSEDHSHTELNAVSGEEAMEVIPLSEPATAVDGPSSQTLAPGPSQTEPKPLVPKDGTAQQIMQLLQEIQNPQGVPRAPPFLGENPCIPFFYRPDEQDEVKILVV, encoded by the exons ATGGCCGACCAGAGTAGGCAAATTAAACTCGCTGCAGCTAAGAAAAAG CTAAAGGAGTTTCAGCAGAAGGGCTCCCCTGCCAGCCCTGGAGGGGAAAAAGCAGTTGTTGCAGgggcaaaaaagaaaagaaaagttaaaggAAATCAACTTGATCTATCTTCTGAAGAAAGAAGCTCTCCTGATCATGTCAAT TTTGACAATATATTGAAATCTCTTAGTCAAAGCAATGGACTAGTGCTCCCTCCATTTGAACACAGCCAG GAATATTCTGATGCAAATGGGAATGGAGGTTTATCAGAAGAACTGCG ACCCTTGTCTTCTACTGAGAGTTTGCGCCAACTTTCACAGCAGCTCAATGGCCTGGTATCTGAG TCATCCACTGCATATGTCAACGGAGATGTTGCGCCTTCTGTTGGCGAAAGAGAACTGGAG AATCGCAATCAGGAGCTGGCAGCTGCTTTGGAGTCCAGCAACACCACAAACTCTCAGCTCAATACCAAAGTGGAGCAGCTG ACACAGCAGTCCCAGGAACTTTCTGATCAGTTACAAAAG GACCGCAAAGAATTTGAACAGAAGTTTGCAAAAGAGCAGTCAGCCATGAGAGAGCAGTTACAG GTTCATATCCAGACAATTGGTATATTAGTATCAGAAAAATCAGAACTGCAAACTGCCCTGCAGTATACTCAACAAGCTGCACgccaaaaatcag CTGAGGCAGAAGAATTAAACAATAGACTTCAATCAACAAAGCAGAGAGTGTCCGAGTTGGAGAGGACCCTTTCCACTGTTTCAACGCAACAGAAAGTCTTGGAGAAG CATAACAAAGAGCTTGAGAAGGAGAGGGACAACCTGAGATTAGAAGTGTTAAGAATCAA TAATGTGAGTGAGGAATCAAAGCAACAAAGCTCAGAGATGTCTGAACAAATTAAGCTCATAACCCAGGAAAATGCACGTATGAAACTGGAGCTGGAGGATCTTCATAAGAGGCTTGAGCTTGCTGACCTGATGTTGCAGCAG TGCTCCTCTCAGTCTGACCCAACCAGCTCAAATCAACACCAGATAATATTGGAAGAAAAACAGCAACTAGAATCACAAACCCACCAG cTGATGGAGTCTGTTTCGCAACTAAAGGCAGAAAGAGACCGTTATGTGGAGCAAATCCAGGAGGAGGGCCGTGTgtggaaggacaaaacagaaCAGCTTCTAACCCAA GTTGCCTTAGTGGCTGAGGAGAGAGACTTGAATATTAGCAGAGTTCAAGAACTGGAGGCAAGCGTGAAAGAGCTAAAAGAATCTATAG CAACATTTTCCCAAGAAAAAGAGACTCCAAATgaagcagagccacagtccaccGGTCCGTCAGAGAGTGAAGTGGCTCTTCAGCAGGCACTTAACAATATACAGCAACAGAATGAAGCCTTAAGTGCACAATACCAGACACAG TTGCGGGATAATGAGCAGCTGAGTCGCCTGTGTACGGAGCAGGAAGCCCGTCTGGATGAGCTGGAGCGGCAGTTGCAGAGTCAGACTCAGGAGGCAGGGGACCGGCGGCGCATGCTGGAGGATGTTCAGTCTGACAAGGCCACGATCAGCCGTGCACTCACCCAGAACCGCTCGCTCAAAGATCAGCTGGCAGAGCTGCAAAATGGCTTTGTCAAACTT ACTAATGAGAACATGGAACTGACTACGGCCATCCAGTCAGAGCAACATGTCAAAAAGGAGTTGGCTCGAAGAATGGGTGAAATACAGGAGGAGCTGCACAATGTGAAAGAGCAG TTAGAAGAAAAGGGTAAAGAGGTCCAAGGTCTGCTtgagcagagggagcagttgGTTGTCCACCTGCAGCAGTACTCTGCTGGGTACCAGGCCATGGCCTCAGAGCGAGAGCAGCTTCACCGTCAGTATCTGCAGCAGTGCCAGATCATGGATCGGCTCCAGCACGAGGAGAGCCAAGGCCGAGTGCAGCTGGAGCTCAGCCACAACCAGCTCAAAGAAGCACAG GACCACCTGGACAAACTGGTGAAGGACAATGAACAGCTGAAAACTGAAGTGACAGAACTGCTCAACAGCTCAGCACTGGCCACTCCACCCAGAGTTCAAG GTGATGGGATTGAGCATCATGAACCAGAAGAAAGTGAACAAACGTCTTCCTCAATAGTTATTCCAGAGGATTTTGAAAGCCAGAAAGAGATG GAGGACTTTATCCGTGGGACGTTGGCTCGGGTGGAGGCCGAGCGGGATGAGGCTCGGAGGCGgctggaggaggagcacagactGCACATGGCGGCGCGGCATCAGGCGTCTCTGGCCTTCAGCGTCGAACATCACACTCACACATCTGATTCTCAGGAGGAACACAGCCACTGTCAACACAATCACGACAACTCTG AAGGTGGGGTGCCAGTGGAGGTCCATCAGGCTCTGCAAGCTGCAATGGACAAACTTCAGCAGCGTTTCACTTCCCTGATGCAGGAAAAGGCCGACTTGAAGGAGAGAGTGGAAGAGCTGGAGCACAGATGCATCCAGCTGTCAGGCGAGACCGACACGATCG GAGAGTATATCGCCTTGTATCAGAACCAACGCGCCATCATGAAGCAGAAGCACCAAGAAAAGGAGCAGTACATCAGCATGCTGGCCCAGGACAAGGAGGAGATGAAG GCAAAGCTAGCAGAGCTACAGGATCTGGTTATGAGACTAGTATCTGAAAGAAACGAGTGGTACAGCTGCTACAACAGCACCGTCGCAGGCAAAGTCAACCCTGATCTACTCCCTCTTGGCCAAGACTACTTCCACTCAGAAGACCATTCTCACACAGAGTTAAATGCCGTCAGTGGAGAAG AAGCCATGGAGGTCATTCCTTTATCAGAACCAGCCACAGCTGTCGATGGTCCTTCGTCACAAACTCTTGCACCTGGGCCATCGCAGACTGAACCTAAACCTTTAGTGCCAAAAGACGGAACAGCACAGCAGATAATGCAGCTGCTGCAGGAGATCCAGAACCCCCAGGGAGTACCACGTGCGCCCCCTTTCTTGGGTGAAAATCCTTGCATCCCATTCTTTTACAGGCCTGACGAACAAGATGAAGTgaagatcctggtggtgtga
- the golga2 gene encoding golgin subfamily A member 2 isoform X1: MADQSRQIKLAAAKKKLKEFQQKGSPASPGGEKAVVAGAKKKRKVKGNQLDLSSEERSSPDHVNFDNILKSLSQSNGLVLPPFEHSQTFSDVEPLAPSVLPMHEDPSPESAQNSAVSNPANTNNTNTEFVSHNSELQEYSDANGNGGLSEELRPLSSTESLRQLSQQLNGLVSESSTAYVNGDVAPSVGERELENRNQELAAALESSNTTNSQLNTKVEQLTQQSQELSDQLQKDRKEFEQKFAKEQSAMREQLQVHIQTIGILVSEKSELQTALQYTQQAARQKSAEAEELNNRLQSTKQRVSELERTLSTVSTQQKVLEKHNKELEKERDNLRLEVLRINNVSEESKQQSSEMSEQIKLITQENARMKLELEDLHKRLELADLMLQQCSSQSDPTSSNQHQIILEEKQQLESQTHQLMESVSQLKAERDRYVEQIQEEGRVWKDKTEQLLTQVALVAEERDLNISRVQELEASVKELKESIATFSQEKETPNEAEPQSTGPSESEVALQQALNNIQQQNEALSAQYQTQLRDNEQLSRLCTEQEARLDELERQLQSQTQEAGDRRRMLEDVQSDKATISRALTQNRSLKDQLAELQNGFVKLTNENMELTTAIQSEQHVKKELARRMGEIQEELHNVKEQLEEKGKEVQGLLEQREQLVVHLQQYSAGYQAMASEREQLHRQYLQQCQIMDRLQHEESQGRVQLELSHNQLKEAQDHLDKLVKDNEQLKTEVTELLNSSALATPPRVQGDGIEHHEPEESEQTSSSIVIPEDFESQKEMEDFIRGTLARVEAERDEARRRLEEEHRLHMAARHQASLAFSVEHHTHTSDSQEEHSHCQHNHDNSEGGVPVEVHQALQAAMDKLQQRFTSLMQEKADLKERVEELEHRCIQLSGETDTIGEYIALYQNQRAIMKQKHQEKEQYISMLAQDKEEMKAKLAELQDLVMRLVSERNEWYSCYNSTVAGKVNPDLLPLGQDYFHSEDHSHTELNAVSGEEAMEVIPLSEPATAVDGPSSQTLAPGPSQTEPKPLVPKDGTAQQIMQLLQEIQNPQGVPRAPPFLGENPCIPFFYRPDEQDEVKILVV; this comes from the exons ATGGCCGACCAGAGTAGGCAAATTAAACTCGCTGCAGCTAAGAAAAAG CTAAAGGAGTTTCAGCAGAAGGGCTCCCCTGCCAGCCCTGGAGGGGAAAAAGCAGTTGTTGCAGgggcaaaaaagaaaagaaaagttaaaggAAATCAACTTGATCTATCTTCTGAAGAAAGAAGCTCTCCTGATCATGTCAAT TTTGACAATATATTGAAATCTCTTAGTCAAAGCAATGGACTAGTGCTCCCTCCATTTGAACACAGCCAG ACCTTTTCTGATGTGGAGCCGTTGGCGCCCTCAGTTCTTCCTATGCACGAGGACCCAAGTCCGGAGTCGGCTCAGAACTCAGCAGTGTCTAACCCCGCTAACACTAATAATACTAACACTGAGTTTGTCAGTCACAACAGTGAACTGCAG GAATATTCTGATGCAAATGGGAATGGAGGTTTATCAGAAGAACTGCG ACCCTTGTCTTCTACTGAGAGTTTGCGCCAACTTTCACAGCAGCTCAATGGCCTGGTATCTGAG TCATCCACTGCATATGTCAACGGAGATGTTGCGCCTTCTGTTGGCGAAAGAGAACTGGAG AATCGCAATCAGGAGCTGGCAGCTGCTTTGGAGTCCAGCAACACCACAAACTCTCAGCTCAATACCAAAGTGGAGCAGCTG ACACAGCAGTCCCAGGAACTTTCTGATCAGTTACAAAAG GACCGCAAAGAATTTGAACAGAAGTTTGCAAAAGAGCAGTCAGCCATGAGAGAGCAGTTACAG GTTCATATCCAGACAATTGGTATATTAGTATCAGAAAAATCAGAACTGCAAACTGCCCTGCAGTATACTCAACAAGCTGCACgccaaaaatcag CTGAGGCAGAAGAATTAAACAATAGACTTCAATCAACAAAGCAGAGAGTGTCCGAGTTGGAGAGGACCCTTTCCACTGTTTCAACGCAACAGAAAGTCTTGGAGAAG CATAACAAAGAGCTTGAGAAGGAGAGGGACAACCTGAGATTAGAAGTGTTAAGAATCAA TAATGTGAGTGAGGAATCAAAGCAACAAAGCTCAGAGATGTCTGAACAAATTAAGCTCATAACCCAGGAAAATGCACGTATGAAACTGGAGCTGGAGGATCTTCATAAGAGGCTTGAGCTTGCTGACCTGATGTTGCAGCAG TGCTCCTCTCAGTCTGACCCAACCAGCTCAAATCAACACCAGATAATATTGGAAGAAAAACAGCAACTAGAATCACAAACCCACCAG cTGATGGAGTCTGTTTCGCAACTAAAGGCAGAAAGAGACCGTTATGTGGAGCAAATCCAGGAGGAGGGCCGTGTgtggaaggacaaaacagaaCAGCTTCTAACCCAA GTTGCCTTAGTGGCTGAGGAGAGAGACTTGAATATTAGCAGAGTTCAAGAACTGGAGGCAAGCGTGAAAGAGCTAAAAGAATCTATAG CAACATTTTCCCAAGAAAAAGAGACTCCAAATgaagcagagccacagtccaccGGTCCGTCAGAGAGTGAAGTGGCTCTTCAGCAGGCACTTAACAATATACAGCAACAGAATGAAGCCTTAAGTGCACAATACCAGACACAG TTGCGGGATAATGAGCAGCTGAGTCGCCTGTGTACGGAGCAGGAAGCCCGTCTGGATGAGCTGGAGCGGCAGTTGCAGAGTCAGACTCAGGAGGCAGGGGACCGGCGGCGCATGCTGGAGGATGTTCAGTCTGACAAGGCCACGATCAGCCGTGCACTCACCCAGAACCGCTCGCTCAAAGATCAGCTGGCAGAGCTGCAAAATGGCTTTGTCAAACTT ACTAATGAGAACATGGAACTGACTACGGCCATCCAGTCAGAGCAACATGTCAAAAAGGAGTTGGCTCGAAGAATGGGTGAAATACAGGAGGAGCTGCACAATGTGAAAGAGCAG TTAGAAGAAAAGGGTAAAGAGGTCCAAGGTCTGCTtgagcagagggagcagttgGTTGTCCACCTGCAGCAGTACTCTGCTGGGTACCAGGCCATGGCCTCAGAGCGAGAGCAGCTTCACCGTCAGTATCTGCAGCAGTGCCAGATCATGGATCGGCTCCAGCACGAGGAGAGCCAAGGCCGAGTGCAGCTGGAGCTCAGCCACAACCAGCTCAAAGAAGCACAG GACCACCTGGACAAACTGGTGAAGGACAATGAACAGCTGAAAACTGAAGTGACAGAACTGCTCAACAGCTCAGCACTGGCCACTCCACCCAGAGTTCAAG GTGATGGGATTGAGCATCATGAACCAGAAGAAAGTGAACAAACGTCTTCCTCAATAGTTATTCCAGAGGATTTTGAAAGCCAGAAAGAGATG GAGGACTTTATCCGTGGGACGTTGGCTCGGGTGGAGGCCGAGCGGGATGAGGCTCGGAGGCGgctggaggaggagcacagactGCACATGGCGGCGCGGCATCAGGCGTCTCTGGCCTTCAGCGTCGAACATCACACTCACACATCTGATTCTCAGGAGGAACACAGCCACTGTCAACACAATCACGACAACTCTG AAGGTGGGGTGCCAGTGGAGGTCCATCAGGCTCTGCAAGCTGCAATGGACAAACTTCAGCAGCGTTTCACTTCCCTGATGCAGGAAAAGGCCGACTTGAAGGAGAGAGTGGAAGAGCTGGAGCACAGATGCATCCAGCTGTCAGGCGAGACCGACACGATCG GAGAGTATATCGCCTTGTATCAGAACCAACGCGCCATCATGAAGCAGAAGCACCAAGAAAAGGAGCAGTACATCAGCATGCTGGCCCAGGACAAGGAGGAGATGAAG GCAAAGCTAGCAGAGCTACAGGATCTGGTTATGAGACTAGTATCTGAAAGAAACGAGTGGTACAGCTGCTACAACAGCACCGTCGCAGGCAAAGTCAACCCTGATCTACTCCCTCTTGGCCAAGACTACTTCCACTCAGAAGACCATTCTCACACAGAGTTAAATGCCGTCAGTGGAGAAG AAGCCATGGAGGTCATTCCTTTATCAGAACCAGCCACAGCTGTCGATGGTCCTTCGTCACAAACTCTTGCACCTGGGCCATCGCAGACTGAACCTAAACCTTTAGTGCCAAAAGACGGAACAGCACAGCAGATAATGCAGCTGCTGCAGGAGATCCAGAACCCCCAGGGAGTACCACGTGCGCCCCCTTTCTTGGGTGAAAATCCTTGCATCCCATTCTTTTACAGGCCTGACGAACAAGATGAAGTgaagatcctggtggtgtga
- the golga2 gene encoding golgin subfamily A member 2 isoform X2: MADQSRQIKLAAAKKKLKEFQQKGSPASPGGEKAVVAGAKKKRKVKGNQLDLSSEERSSPDHVNTFSDVEPLAPSVLPMHEDPSPESAQNSAVSNPANTNNTNTEFVSHNSELQEYSDANGNGGLSEELRPLSSTESLRQLSQQLNGLVSESSTAYVNGDVAPSVGERELENRNQELAAALESSNTTNSQLNTKVEQLTQQSQELSDQLQKDRKEFEQKFAKEQSAMREQLQVHIQTIGILVSEKSELQTALQYTQQAARQKSAEAEELNNRLQSTKQRVSELERTLSTVSTQQKVLEKHNKELEKERDNLRLEVLRINNVSEESKQQSSEMSEQIKLITQENARMKLELEDLHKRLELADLMLQQCSSQSDPTSSNQHQIILEEKQQLESQTHQLMESVSQLKAERDRYVEQIQEEGRVWKDKTEQLLTQVALVAEERDLNISRVQELEASVKELKESIATFSQEKETPNEAEPQSTGPSESEVALQQALNNIQQQNEALSAQYQTQLRDNEQLSRLCTEQEARLDELERQLQSQTQEAGDRRRMLEDVQSDKATISRALTQNRSLKDQLAELQNGFVKLTNENMELTTAIQSEQHVKKELARRMGEIQEELHNVKEQLEEKGKEVQGLLEQREQLVVHLQQYSAGYQAMASEREQLHRQYLQQCQIMDRLQHEESQGRVQLELSHNQLKEAQDHLDKLVKDNEQLKTEVTELLNSSALATPPRVQGDGIEHHEPEESEQTSSSIVIPEDFESQKEMEDFIRGTLARVEAERDEARRRLEEEHRLHMAARHQASLAFSVEHHTHTSDSQEEHSHCQHNHDNSEGGVPVEVHQALQAAMDKLQQRFTSLMQEKADLKERVEELEHRCIQLSGETDTIGEYIALYQNQRAIMKQKHQEKEQYISMLAQDKEEMKAKLAELQDLVMRLVSERNEWYSCYNSTVAGKVNPDLLPLGQDYFHSEDHSHTELNAVSGEEAMEVIPLSEPATAVDGPSSQTLAPGPSQTEPKPLVPKDGTAQQIMQLLQEIQNPQGVPRAPPFLGENPCIPFFYRPDEQDEVKILVV, translated from the exons ATGGCCGACCAGAGTAGGCAAATTAAACTCGCTGCAGCTAAGAAAAAG CTAAAGGAGTTTCAGCAGAAGGGCTCCCCTGCCAGCCCTGGAGGGGAAAAAGCAGTTGTTGCAGgggcaaaaaagaaaagaaaagttaaaggAAATCAACTTGATCTATCTTCTGAAGAAAGAAGCTCTCCTGATCATGTCAAT ACCTTTTCTGATGTGGAGCCGTTGGCGCCCTCAGTTCTTCCTATGCACGAGGACCCAAGTCCGGAGTCGGCTCAGAACTCAGCAGTGTCTAACCCCGCTAACACTAATAATACTAACACTGAGTTTGTCAGTCACAACAGTGAACTGCAG GAATATTCTGATGCAAATGGGAATGGAGGTTTATCAGAAGAACTGCG ACCCTTGTCTTCTACTGAGAGTTTGCGCCAACTTTCACAGCAGCTCAATGGCCTGGTATCTGAG TCATCCACTGCATATGTCAACGGAGATGTTGCGCCTTCTGTTGGCGAAAGAGAACTGGAG AATCGCAATCAGGAGCTGGCAGCTGCTTTGGAGTCCAGCAACACCACAAACTCTCAGCTCAATACCAAAGTGGAGCAGCTG ACACAGCAGTCCCAGGAACTTTCTGATCAGTTACAAAAG GACCGCAAAGAATTTGAACAGAAGTTTGCAAAAGAGCAGTCAGCCATGAGAGAGCAGTTACAG GTTCATATCCAGACAATTGGTATATTAGTATCAGAAAAATCAGAACTGCAAACTGCCCTGCAGTATACTCAACAAGCTGCACgccaaaaatcag CTGAGGCAGAAGAATTAAACAATAGACTTCAATCAACAAAGCAGAGAGTGTCCGAGTTGGAGAGGACCCTTTCCACTGTTTCAACGCAACAGAAAGTCTTGGAGAAG CATAACAAAGAGCTTGAGAAGGAGAGGGACAACCTGAGATTAGAAGTGTTAAGAATCAA TAATGTGAGTGAGGAATCAAAGCAACAAAGCTCAGAGATGTCTGAACAAATTAAGCTCATAACCCAGGAAAATGCACGTATGAAACTGGAGCTGGAGGATCTTCATAAGAGGCTTGAGCTTGCTGACCTGATGTTGCAGCAG TGCTCCTCTCAGTCTGACCCAACCAGCTCAAATCAACACCAGATAATATTGGAAGAAAAACAGCAACTAGAATCACAAACCCACCAG cTGATGGAGTCTGTTTCGCAACTAAAGGCAGAAAGAGACCGTTATGTGGAGCAAATCCAGGAGGAGGGCCGTGTgtggaaggacaaaacagaaCAGCTTCTAACCCAA GTTGCCTTAGTGGCTGAGGAGAGAGACTTGAATATTAGCAGAGTTCAAGAACTGGAGGCAAGCGTGAAAGAGCTAAAAGAATCTATAG CAACATTTTCCCAAGAAAAAGAGACTCCAAATgaagcagagccacagtccaccGGTCCGTCAGAGAGTGAAGTGGCTCTTCAGCAGGCACTTAACAATATACAGCAACAGAATGAAGCCTTAAGTGCACAATACCAGACACAG TTGCGGGATAATGAGCAGCTGAGTCGCCTGTGTACGGAGCAGGAAGCCCGTCTGGATGAGCTGGAGCGGCAGTTGCAGAGTCAGACTCAGGAGGCAGGGGACCGGCGGCGCATGCTGGAGGATGTTCAGTCTGACAAGGCCACGATCAGCCGTGCACTCACCCAGAACCGCTCGCTCAAAGATCAGCTGGCAGAGCTGCAAAATGGCTTTGTCAAACTT ACTAATGAGAACATGGAACTGACTACGGCCATCCAGTCAGAGCAACATGTCAAAAAGGAGTTGGCTCGAAGAATGGGTGAAATACAGGAGGAGCTGCACAATGTGAAAGAGCAG TTAGAAGAAAAGGGTAAAGAGGTCCAAGGTCTGCTtgagcagagggagcagttgGTTGTCCACCTGCAGCAGTACTCTGCTGGGTACCAGGCCATGGCCTCAGAGCGAGAGCAGCTTCACCGTCAGTATCTGCAGCAGTGCCAGATCATGGATCGGCTCCAGCACGAGGAGAGCCAAGGCCGAGTGCAGCTGGAGCTCAGCCACAACCAGCTCAAAGAAGCACAG GACCACCTGGACAAACTGGTGAAGGACAATGAACAGCTGAAAACTGAAGTGACAGAACTGCTCAACAGCTCAGCACTGGCCACTCCACCCAGAGTTCAAG GTGATGGGATTGAGCATCATGAACCAGAAGAAAGTGAACAAACGTCTTCCTCAATAGTTATTCCAGAGGATTTTGAAAGCCAGAAAGAGATG GAGGACTTTATCCGTGGGACGTTGGCTCGGGTGGAGGCCGAGCGGGATGAGGCTCGGAGGCGgctggaggaggagcacagactGCACATGGCGGCGCGGCATCAGGCGTCTCTGGCCTTCAGCGTCGAACATCACACTCACACATCTGATTCTCAGGAGGAACACAGCCACTGTCAACACAATCACGACAACTCTG AAGGTGGGGTGCCAGTGGAGGTCCATCAGGCTCTGCAAGCTGCAATGGACAAACTTCAGCAGCGTTTCACTTCCCTGATGCAGGAAAAGGCCGACTTGAAGGAGAGAGTGGAAGAGCTGGAGCACAGATGCATCCAGCTGTCAGGCGAGACCGACACGATCG GAGAGTATATCGCCTTGTATCAGAACCAACGCGCCATCATGAAGCAGAAGCACCAAGAAAAGGAGCAGTACATCAGCATGCTGGCCCAGGACAAGGAGGAGATGAAG GCAAAGCTAGCAGAGCTACAGGATCTGGTTATGAGACTAGTATCTGAAAGAAACGAGTGGTACAGCTGCTACAACAGCACCGTCGCAGGCAAAGTCAACCCTGATCTACTCCCTCTTGGCCAAGACTACTTCCACTCAGAAGACCATTCTCACACAGAGTTAAATGCCGTCAGTGGAGAAG AAGCCATGGAGGTCATTCCTTTATCAGAACCAGCCACAGCTGTCGATGGTCCTTCGTCACAAACTCTTGCACCTGGGCCATCGCAGACTGAACCTAAACCTTTAGTGCCAAAAGACGGAACAGCACAGCAGATAATGCAGCTGCTGCAGGAGATCCAGAACCCCCAGGGAGTACCACGTGCGCCCCCTTTCTTGGGTGAAAATCCTTGCATCCCATTCTTTTACAGGCCTGACGAACAAGATGAAGTgaagatcctggtggtgtga